The nucleotide window TCTATCATTGGTAATAAACGATATCGTTGTTTATAGTTATGTCATAGCCCATGCGACAGTTCGTTATATTATTGCGATCGTTATCACAGTTGACAAGTTTTGGCACCCCGTGCGTTTATCGCGTCCACAGTTCAACAAGAACCATTCCGAGGTTAGTTTTCGGGCAATATATAGACAAAGACCAATTCTGGTTTGGtgatttatacacacacacatttgTCTATGAAAATGGTTTCTCAGTGCGCAAGTAATggggttaaaaataaaaaaaatttcaagtttagCAACCgtgataatgataatacaGTGTTAGGCCTTCCACTTGGGTAGCAGCCAAATATGACAGCATTAGCCACTTAATTTGTCTTCACTAGGATAATGCAGTACAGTTCCAAGCATATGattctataaaaataatcagcttattaaaaaaaaatctcaatgCTTGAGTTTAAATCGATActtcaaaatttacaaagtCGATTTTACTTTTCTCAAACCGCTTCGTACGCTTTACATAAAGAAACACTCGCGTGTTTCGTATCATTCGCAGTTAAGACTGATTACAAACAAATTGaaacaagtgaaaaatagCTATATTCCGTTACTTTCAATAAACCTGTGtgtgaaataaagaaaaaaaaaaaaaaaccagtgaATTTAGTGGAAGGCCAAATTAATAACATTAGAAAgagggggaagaaaaaaaaaaaaaacccccaTGTTTGATGTCTCACGTTTGTCTGAAAACAGATTTTAATAGCTAAATACAAGTTTAtagcaataaattattaatatgatGGTGGtgttagagagaaaaaaaaaacgaaattaaaaaaaataatcgaaaataaCGTGagatataatatgtacatatgtatatatacatatatgtacaattaCACCACTGTATTTTATGATTAAAACATTTGTAGCTACTGACTTCGTTTGCGCTGCCATACTTCGaagcaatttttctaatacGTGTATGAAATActtttatgtatgtatatttgtattttttttatttttttttatattttattaaaattaatgtacccgccatttatttttctttccaagaACAAAGAAATTGGAAGTAATTTTTGCTGAGAGGAATTGATGATGGCTAAAGGCTTACGTTAGGGCTGAGATAAAATGCTATTCTCAGACGTGATTCGAGACATTGTTGATGTAGCGTAACGAGCAATCAGTGGCCGAGGTATAGCAGCAAGCATCGAGAGGTTGTAGTAAGTTGTGAGATAGAATAATAAGAGATAGAATTGAAAACCttagaaagttttttttttttttatatatatatatatatatatatatatatatatatatatatatatatataagtgaGTTAGGCTGTTGATAAGAAAGGACCGATAGATCGTTTTAGGATCACGTATCGATAAATTGCGCCTATTCATccaatatacatattactGTTGAAATTATACAGTCGAAAATTTTAGTTGCAATAATCGCAATTTACTATAGCCCATCGTTACACGTCAATGCAGCGTacaaacaatattttatataaatttcttcaatgttCGTCGTtacttccccctcccccctaaATCGTTTGATTTAGCAAGTGTAACAAAAGCTGATATTTGACCAAATCAGAATACAGTATGTATaccaaataatttaaaatgatGAACATCACGATACTCCTAAACAATCTATGAGAGAAAAAGGTTGTGGTCAGGGtgacagagaaagagaggttTACTGTTACTCTGGTATTACTGTACTTGCATGCACAACCAACGTACACTGGCCAGTCTACGGAGCAACCAGATACCCACTTTCGCCATCTGCGCTTGGATGCCTTTGGCCATCAGTGCTTTCACAGCATTATCTGCCGCCAGCGGTGACTCAAAGTCTACAAAGCCATAACCTGCAACAAAATATAACGTAGATATACATTTCCAACATTATTACAATCGTAATTTACGcatgatataatataatgcgTATTTATAAAGATTTGTAGTTATATCAGTTTTCAAATAATCTATCCCCTCTCAAACTAAAACACATTAAGCTAACGACACTTCGAGCTTATCAAAACTATAATATGTATCGAAAAGTGCATAAGTGCTATATGTTTGTGcattgtataaatattcatcACATTTCTTCAACTTTTGGCAAACTTTCAAACGACATTGAAAAACCAATCTTTCGGTATACTTTTTTGAATCTGTCGTCACAAGTATGAAAATTGGTCAAGCGATTACACAGAAAAGAACTGAGTaacaataaaagaaattaaacaGAGAATAGACCAGGATAAGTACACAGACATTGAGGAGTCTTGAGAGCAAAAATGTATCGTTAAAGCTCGGAGGAAAAGTTTGATGTAAGTTTTTCTGTAACTGATACGAATAACTTAGCTGCACACTTTGTGCGCTTGATTTAATCAACAGataattacatatatatatatatatatgtaattatgtaaatattatacatgtaaagTAACAAGCAGCAATAAAACTAAAAAGGTGTAAAATTCAACTAAGTACCtttacatttatttgtatttttatccAGAATCGCCTTAGTAGAGGTTATAGTTCCATACCTGGAaacaggaaaataaaatatgagtaTGTAAAACAGTATATCAAAATCCATTTCCAAAATAATACAGAGTGAGTGAAGCTatagctatatatatatatatattttccaataaaacaGACGTGTTCAGATTaacgaaaaatattacagATGAATTCAACTGATGATAAGCTTTGAATCATAGAGTaacattaaaaacaaaaataatcagttgcaaattttttcaaaagcatGTAAAGCATgatgtttttttgaaaataataccaCTGTGACCAAACACACATaatctacatttttcaaagacAATACATTGCGATCGCCCTAGAGGATGAACTTGTAGAGTATAAATGTCGTTATCAACAAAGTATGAGAATATGACACATAAGATGCTATAAATGGCTGAGTTAGCTTATTAAGAAATGATTTAGATATAGTAGTGACATCCATGTCTAAGAAGTCATGTCCGTTGGCAATAGtttactttcttttattttaattgttCACTTGCTACTTACTGAGCACACATATTAACAAGATCCTTGTCTGTGGTATTTTGGTTCAGGCCACGGATATATAGGTTCGTTTTTGAGAGCTGCTCCGTCTGCTGTCCTTGCATAGCGTTGTTACTAAGACTGGTACTCATTGTTCCGCTTTGGCTGCCCGTGGCGCTGCTGGAGCTGCTGTTCGTGTTAGCAGGCGACGATGCAGTCGGCACTCTTTGTCCTCCGtactgaaaagaaaaatatcattgaaaAGTCAATttcttaaaagaaaaatgacaacTCTTACAACAATTTTCGGCGTACCAATGGATTATTGTTTAATATTGCTTTAGGCATTAATCCCATCAGACTGCTAACATTGTTATTCGATTTGTAATAATGAGGTTGTCTAATGCCTGGTTGTCTAATGCCTGGTTGTGGCGGAGCAGGTGCATTATTCAAAGGCATTGCAGGGTAACCACCGGAGAAACCTCTGCCAAGGCTCCACGCTTGTTTCTTCTGAAGCATTTGACTATTTGAAAATAGTCTAGTCGGTATACGGTTATCGGGCGACCCCGAAGGACCGATTGTATCGTTAAAATTGCTAGCACCGATGGGACCTTGAAGATTTTTACGTGCAGGAGGCGATGAGAAGTACGCCCTGGTACGTTGTATCTGATCACCCATTACGATAATTGAATGGCAAAGTTGTCTGcgatttcttttgtttttaattcaaattctgagattttttcttctttcaatttttcttcttgccTCTTAATCCCATATCACGTAACGACTGccgttattgttgttattatactCGGATAATAGTGACAACGATTTTCTAAACAATACCGAATCATTCTTTCAAGCACATCGTCACGATTCGGCCAGTATTTATATATCGAGCTGAAAATCGCGCTGgttattatattaattaacAAGGCGAAAGACGCGAAACCATTTCACGCGACAGTCACTTTTTCGGCACGAATAACGTGTCGATAACGATTGATTACAGGGCCGAAGAATGTATTGCGATTTTCCCAAACAGAGTAACGGTTTTTTGTGTCTCAACGACTGTATGCGGCACTTGCAAGTTTATCGCGAGCAAACATTTGCCGGTAAAAATAAAGGAACGgagaaaggaaaaggaaatgACAAGAAAAGCTCGAACGAGACGATAAGTATAGCGACAAGATGCAAAAGTGCGTTTCAATTCCAGTTCGGCCGGAGGTTTGCAGGGATCGTGGCACAACTAAAACTCTTACTAACATGCAGACACATATCTCTTTACGTAGGTATACGATTATGTATGCACACACAACTATCGTATATGCATGTAAATACCTATGAACATGTTGAAAAGAAGTGGTTAACGTCGACCGACCCGCCACTGTCACGGGAGAAAAACCGAGTGCAGCGTCGGAACTACGTTACACGTAACCTCTCCCCGTCTATATATATGTTACGCGAATGCAGTACTAAAAATTTCCACCACGATAGAGAAGTGTGTAACTCCCCGGGTACGCAACACGCCTACTTATTAATTTACAAATCTGTTCGTCTCTTCTCCGTCGGCAATGCAGCGAATGTCAGCCATAGACGTTGCAAAATTTTACTCTAACGATAAAGAAGATcgaataattgttaattttagAAAAGTTAAAAGATAGTGTTTCAAGTTGacgtgtagaaaaaaaaccaataagATGCGGGACatccatttttattcctttttttttttatttttttgaatggtCCGTTGAGAATAATCGTTACTCGCGGTTTAAGGCACTTGTTCTTGCGCGCAGGTTCGGATCTCACGGATGCTTCAAGAGGGGGTCCCCCTGTTTGTGATTTTCTatgattgatatttttcaagattcttctcatttattattattgaatgcATAGTAGCATAATGCTGTAACAAGACTTTGccgttgaaattgaaattggcaaATTGCGTACAACTAAAACTTATTCTCAGTGACCTAGTAAATAGTATTTCATTATATTGCATGTACACACTTAAAGTCACGTAGTTACAATAAACGttgttatacatacatagacaCATACGCATACGCAGTCTCGTGAATATAACTCGTCTAAtcaagaaatttattctctcTGCACGACTCCGAGGTTAATTGAATGGGTTTCTTTGcctgtatataatttataacgtATAGCTAAAGTAACGATCGAGCACTCAAAGGCGTACGATAGTTTATTTATGATTGAATATACGTTTCAACTACAAAAGGGGTACTGTATACCTTGCATGTACTCCACTTTTGGTTAATAAATAGGGTTTAAAGTATACTCCAATCAAAGTATACAcctacatatatttatatatcaaCAATTGTTATCCCGGATATATTATCTGACACCTGTTAAACGGCTCGGTGTCACGCTATGCACGATGTTATTTGTGCAAAGCAATTCGGTCTAATCGTCAGCAAAACTAAATTTTATGTTACTGTGTTTCCTGCGCGTCCAcgcacgataaaaaaaataaataaaaaatgcgaaCGAAAAAATAACTAACGATAAATCGAGAATTGCAATCGTGTCAATTGacacacatttgaaaataaCATGAATCATCTACCTAATTGTGAGTGTGCTTAGACGCACAAAAAGTATGgcaactgacaatgagaataAGTCTGAAtgtcaaaataattattcaaagagACATGATTATACATACTGTCAACATTACTATTTTTACTATATGTCGAAGATTATGAAATCGTacaatggaagaaaaaaaaaatgataaaaacaaaaagctACGCAATGAGAAACGAACGTAGATAGAGGTATAGCTATGTACGGGGTGATACACGAAGACGAAAGTGAACGGATCAATAACGAAGGATCTTTCCGCCTTGACGCCCTTGCGTGGGCGTCAGCGGCAGAGGGATGCAGGGGCGCCAGGGATGTATCGACTCGTCATAGCAGCGCCGGTGCCTCGTGTCAAATTAACATTTAGGTTACCAGCAAGATAATCTTCCAATAACTATAGAGGCGTTCGTTGTTATCTCAAACATTGGAGATAATTTGTAAAGAACATAGAAGGTGTAGCAAATAAAATCTGTTTTATAGTGTAATTAAACATGTTTTTGGTATAAtattcacaaaaataaatataccggCATATTCCGTCGGGATGTCCGACGAGCAACTCAACACAAAGTAAATTCGTCTGCATTGATGCAATTTacgataacattttttaacgttCGAAATTTGCCTTATCGTTCACGATTGGCCGATTCTTCAGCATCACCAGTCTTGGACCAAGAGATAAATACTGATCTGTAAAAATGTATCTTGAATTGCGTCAAAAACTAATTTATTCTGGCACAACACTGTAAAATATATCGTAGGTATGAAAATATACAAGGTTCTCTATTCAGTTTACCGTTTGTCGCGGTTTTTGCAAGGCTTTTTgtataattcaaaattctcaATATCAGGCTGAAAATATTGGACTCGACTCTTTTATTACGCACTAAAATAAGCAACAAATTTAATCTAatccgatgaaaaattttgtcctCCATGACATGGGGTGCAACTAAACCGAATCAATGTTAATACAACGCTTTTCGGAATCTGATATTCT belongs to Neodiprion lecontei isolate iyNeoLeco1 chromosome 5, iyNeoLeco1.1, whole genome shotgun sequence and includes:
- the LOC107227484 gene encoding protein alan shepard isoform X10, with the translated sequence MGDQIQRTRAYFSSPPARKNLQGPIGASNFNDTIGPSGSPDNRIPTRLFSNSQMLQKKQAWSLGRGFSGGYPAMPLNNAPAPPQPGIRQPGIRQPHYYKSNNNVSSLMGLMPKAILNNNPLYGGQRVPTASSPANTNSSSSSATGSQSGTMSTSLSNNAMQGQQTEQLSKTNLYIRGLNQNTTDKDLVNMCAQYGTITSTKAILDKNTNKCKGYGFVDFESPLAADNAVKALMAKGIQAQMAKVGIWLLRRLASVRWLCMQQQEQDPTNLYIANLPLNFKENDVESLLAQYGQVISTRILRDPNGQSKGVGFARMESKEKCEQIIQIFNGKALQGAKDPLLVKFADGGNKKKSLYKSPIWRESGDSMTLNYDASGVGQNGVATAHMLPAATLAQYGRHYGQVPGYSVPGGPWVTPYIVQTAPPHMQQVDMMPSADPSNAQYSIMPQLTTQMSTMHLGTASYIAASPHPYPYTPYPAPSIIHTMPMGDSEQTSNAASPDDSYQQYQTQQPKYDYTEGYIS